In Zalophus californianus isolate mZalCal1 chromosome 17, mZalCal1.pri.v2, whole genome shotgun sequence, one DNA window encodes the following:
- the LOC113915769 gene encoding leukocyte immunoglobulin-like receptor subfamily A member 6 isoform X6: protein MTPALTALLCLGLSVGARTQVQAGTLPKPTIWAEPGSVIPQGTSVTIWCRGSLEAQEYRLYKKGNSETWDRQKPLEPGDKAKFSIRYMTDVYAGRYLCSYRSPTGWSEPSDPLELVVTGLHSKPSLIATPSPVVTSGGNVTLQCGSWVGFDRFILMKEGERQTSWTRDSQPAPSGGSQAMFPVGPVTPSLRWTFRCYGCYSNTPQVWSLPSDPLELVVSGVSGKPSLLSQQGPVVTSGQSLTLQCRSDVGYDRFALSKEGAGDPPRRLGRQPHAGLSGANFDLDPVRPSHGGRYTCYGGQNLSSEWSAPSDPLDILVAGQLPYKPSLSVQPGPTVTSGENVTLLCQLWSSVDTFLLSKEGAADPPLRLRSKHRAGQHQAEFSMSPVTSAHGGTYRCYGLVSTSPYVLSQPSDPLELLVNGPSTDPGPSPTGPSSTAGSHWYLYVLIGVSVAFVLLLGLLGLLLVRHRRRGKGRKPGAADPEPKDRGLQDSSSSAAADQEESLYAAVQDTQPEEGVELDHRQNARDEDPQGLTRAQAATSHAPSDVTYAQLNRLTLRRETSASPPSQPGKPPAEPNVYAALALR from the exons ATGACCCCCGCCCTCACGGCCCTGCTCTGTCTCG GGCTGAGTGTGGGCGCCAGGACCCAAGTGCAGGCAG GGACCCTCCCCAAACCCACCATCTGGGCTGAGCCAGGCTCTGTGATCCCCCAGGGGACATCTGTGACCATCTGGTGTCGGGGGAGCCTGGAGGCCCAGGAGTACCGCCTATATAAAAAGGGAAACTCAGAGACCTGGGACAGACAGAAGCCACTGGAGCCCGGGGACAAGGCCAAGTTCTCCATCAGATACATGACAGATGTATATGCAGGACGGTATCTCTGTTCCTATCGCAGTCCCACTGGCTGGTCAGAGCCCAGTGACCCCCTTGAGCTGGTGGTGACAG GATTGCACAGCAAACCCAGCCTCATAGCCACGCCCAGCCCTGTTGTGACCTCAGGAGGGAACGTGACCCTCCAGTGTGGCTCGTGGGTGGGATTCGACAGGTTCATCCTGATGAAGGAAGGAGAACGCCAGACCTCCTGGACCCGGGACTCCCAGCCAGCCCCCAGTGGGGGGTCCCAGGCCATGTTCCCTGTGGGCCCTGTGACCCCCAGCCTCAGGTGGACATTCAGATGCTATGGTTGTTACAGCAACACCCCCCAGGTGTGGTCACTCCCCAGTGACCCCCTGGAGCTGGTGGTCTCAG GTGTGTCGGGCAAGCCCTCCCTCCTGAGCCAGCAGGGCCCTGTCGTGACCTCTGGACAGAGCCTGACCCTCCAGTGTCGCTCTGATGTTGGCTACGACAGATTCGCTCTGTCCAAGGAGGGAGCAGGTGACCCTCCCCGGCGCCTTGGCCGgcagccccacgctgggctctctGGGGCGAACTTCGACCTGGACCCTGTGAGACCCTCCCACGGCGGCCGGTACACATGCTATGGTGGACAGAACCTCTCCTCCGAGTGGTCGGCCCCCAGTGACCCCCTGGACATCCTGGTCGCAG GACAGCTCCCCTACAAACCCTCCCTCTCAGTGCAGCCAGGACCCACGGTGACCTCAGGAGAGAATGTGACCCTGCTGTGTCAGTTATGGAGCTCTGTGGACACTTTCCTTCTATCCAAGGAGGGGGCAGCCGATCCCCCGCTGCGTCTTAGATCAAAGCACCGAGCTGGGCAGCACCAGGCTGAATTCTCCATGAGTCCTGTGACCTCAGCCCACGGGGGGACCTACAGGTGCTACGGCTTAGTGAGCACCTCCCCCTACGTGTTGTCACAGCCCAGTGACCCCCTGGAGCTCCTGGTCAACG GACCCTCTACAGACCCTGGCCCCTCACCCACAGGGCCCAGCTCAACAGCTG GTTCCCACTGGTACCTGTACGTCCTCATCGGGGTCTCGGTGGCCTTCGTCCTGCTGCTCGGCCTCCTCGGCCTCCTCCTGGTCCGACACCGGCGTCGGGGCAAAGGCAGGAAGCCAG GGGCTGCAGACCCAGAgcccaaggacagaggcctgCAGGACAG ctccagcTCAGCTGCTGCTGACCAAGAGGAGAGCCTCT ATGCTGCCGTGCAAGACACTCAGCCTGAGGAGGGGGTGGAGCTGGACCATCGG CAGAACGCACGGGATGAAGACCCCCAGGGATTGACACGGGCCCAG GCTGCGACATCTCATGCCCCTTCAGATGTGACCTACGCCCAGCTGAACCGCTTGACCCTCCGACGAGAGACAAGTgcatcccctccctcccaaccagGGAAGCCCCCAGCAGAGCCCAATGTGTATGCTGCTCTGGCCCTCCGCTAG
- the LOC113915769 gene encoding leukocyte immunoglobulin-like receptor subfamily A member 6 isoform X1 yields MTPALTALLCLGLSVGARTQVQAGTLPKPTIWAEPGSVIPQGTSVTIWCRGSLEAQEYRLYKKGNSETWDRQKPLEPGDKAKFSIRYMTDVYAGRYLCSYRSPTGWSEPSDPLELVVTGLHSKPSLIATPSPVVTSGGNVTLQCGSWVGFDRFILMKEGERQTSWTRDSQPAPSGGSQAMFPVGPVTPSLRWTFRCYGCYSNTPQVWSLPSDPLELVVSGVSGKPSLLSQQGPVVTSGQSLTLQCRSDVGYDRFALSKEGAGDPPRRLGRQPHAGLSGANFDLDPVRPSHGGRYTCYGGQNLSSEWSAPSDPLDILVAGQLPYKPSLSVQPGPTVTSGENVTLLCQLWSSVDTFLLSKEGAADPPLRLRSKHRAGQHQAEFSMSPVTSAHGGTYRCYGLVSTSPYVLSQPSDPLELLVNGPSTDPGPSPTGPSSTAGSHWYLYVLIGVSVAFVLLLGLLGLLLVRHRRRGKGRKPGAADPEPKDRGLQDSSSSAAADQEESLYAAVQDTQPEEGVELDHRNARDEDPQGLTRAQAATSHAPSDVTYAQLNRLTLRRETSASPPSQPGKPPAEPNVYAALALR; encoded by the exons ATGACCCCCGCCCTCACGGCCCTGCTCTGTCTCG GGCTGAGTGTGGGCGCCAGGACCCAAGTGCAGGCAG GGACCCTCCCCAAACCCACCATCTGGGCTGAGCCAGGCTCTGTGATCCCCCAGGGGACATCTGTGACCATCTGGTGTCGGGGGAGCCTGGAGGCCCAGGAGTACCGCCTATATAAAAAGGGAAACTCAGAGACCTGGGACAGACAGAAGCCACTGGAGCCCGGGGACAAGGCCAAGTTCTCCATCAGATACATGACAGATGTATATGCAGGACGGTATCTCTGTTCCTATCGCAGTCCCACTGGCTGGTCAGAGCCCAGTGACCCCCTTGAGCTGGTGGTGACAG GATTGCACAGCAAACCCAGCCTCATAGCCACGCCCAGCCCTGTTGTGACCTCAGGAGGGAACGTGACCCTCCAGTGTGGCTCGTGGGTGGGATTCGACAGGTTCATCCTGATGAAGGAAGGAGAACGCCAGACCTCCTGGACCCGGGACTCCCAGCCAGCCCCCAGTGGGGGGTCCCAGGCCATGTTCCCTGTGGGCCCTGTGACCCCCAGCCTCAGGTGGACATTCAGATGCTATGGTTGTTACAGCAACACCCCCCAGGTGTGGTCACTCCCCAGTGACCCCCTGGAGCTGGTGGTCTCAG GTGTGTCGGGCAAGCCCTCCCTCCTGAGCCAGCAGGGCCCTGTCGTGACCTCTGGACAGAGCCTGACCCTCCAGTGTCGCTCTGATGTTGGCTACGACAGATTCGCTCTGTCCAAGGAGGGAGCAGGTGACCCTCCCCGGCGCCTTGGCCGgcagccccacgctgggctctctGGGGCGAACTTCGACCTGGACCCTGTGAGACCCTCCCACGGCGGCCGGTACACATGCTATGGTGGACAGAACCTCTCCTCCGAGTGGTCGGCCCCCAGTGACCCCCTGGACATCCTGGTCGCAG GACAGCTCCCCTACAAACCCTCCCTCTCAGTGCAGCCAGGACCCACGGTGACCTCAGGAGAGAATGTGACCCTGCTGTGTCAGTTATGGAGCTCTGTGGACACTTTCCTTCTATCCAAGGAGGGGGCAGCCGATCCCCCGCTGCGTCTTAGATCAAAGCACCGAGCTGGGCAGCACCAGGCTGAATTCTCCATGAGTCCTGTGACCTCAGCCCACGGGGGGACCTACAGGTGCTACGGCTTAGTGAGCACCTCCCCCTACGTGTTGTCACAGCCCAGTGACCCCCTGGAGCTCCTGGTCAACG GACCCTCTACAGACCCTGGCCCCTCACCCACAGGGCCCAGCTCAACAGCTG GTTCCCACTGGTACCTGTACGTCCTCATCGGGGTCTCGGTGGCCTTCGTCCTGCTGCTCGGCCTCCTCGGCCTCCTCCTGGTCCGACACCGGCGTCGGGGCAAAGGCAGGAAGCCAG GGGCTGCAGACCCAGAgcccaaggacagaggcctgCAGGACAG ctccagcTCAGCTGCTGCTGACCAAGAGGAGAGCCTCT ATGCTGCCGTGCAAGACACTCAGCCTGAGGAGGGGGTGGAGCTGGACCATCGG AACGCACGGGATGAAGACCCCCAGGGATTGACACGGGCCCAG GCTGCGACATCTCATGCCCCTTCAGATGTGACCTACGCCCAGCTGAACCGCTTGACCCTCCGACGAGAGACAAGTgcatcccctccctcccaaccagGGAAGCCCCCAGCAGAGCCCAATGTGTATGCTGCTCTGGCCCTCCGCTAG
- the LOC113915769 gene encoding leukocyte immunoglobulin-like receptor subfamily B member 3 isoform X3 gives MTPALTALLCLGLSVGARTQVQAGTLPKPTIWAEPGSVIPQGTSVTIWCRGSLEAQEYRLYKKGNSETWDRQKPLEPGDKAKFSIRYMTDVYAGRYLCSYRSPTGWSEPSDPLELVVTGLHSKPSLIATPSPVVTSGGNVTLQCGSWVGFDRFILMKEGERQTSWTRDSQPAPSGGSQAMFPVGPVTPSLRWTFRCYGCYSNTPQVWSLPSDPLELVVSGVSGKPSLLSQQGPVVTSGQSLTLQCRSDVGYDRFALSKEGAGDPPRRLGRQPHAGLSGANFDLDPVRPSHGGRYTCYGGQNLSSEWSAPSDPLDILVAGQLPYKPSLSVQPGPTVTSGENVTLLCQLWSSVDTFLLSKEGAADPPLRLRSKHRAGQHQAEFSMSPVTSAHGGTYRCYGLVSTSPYVLSQPSDPLELLVNGSHWYLYVLIGVSVAFVLLLGLLGLLLVRHRRRGKGRKPGAADPEPKDRGLQDSSSSAAADQEESLYAAVQDTQPEEGVELDHRQNARDEDPQGLTRAQAATSHAPSDVTYAQLNRLTLRRETSASPPSQPGKPPAEPNVYAALALR, from the exons ATGACCCCCGCCCTCACGGCCCTGCTCTGTCTCG GGCTGAGTGTGGGCGCCAGGACCCAAGTGCAGGCAG GGACCCTCCCCAAACCCACCATCTGGGCTGAGCCAGGCTCTGTGATCCCCCAGGGGACATCTGTGACCATCTGGTGTCGGGGGAGCCTGGAGGCCCAGGAGTACCGCCTATATAAAAAGGGAAACTCAGAGACCTGGGACAGACAGAAGCCACTGGAGCCCGGGGACAAGGCCAAGTTCTCCATCAGATACATGACAGATGTATATGCAGGACGGTATCTCTGTTCCTATCGCAGTCCCACTGGCTGGTCAGAGCCCAGTGACCCCCTTGAGCTGGTGGTGACAG GATTGCACAGCAAACCCAGCCTCATAGCCACGCCCAGCCCTGTTGTGACCTCAGGAGGGAACGTGACCCTCCAGTGTGGCTCGTGGGTGGGATTCGACAGGTTCATCCTGATGAAGGAAGGAGAACGCCAGACCTCCTGGACCCGGGACTCCCAGCCAGCCCCCAGTGGGGGGTCCCAGGCCATGTTCCCTGTGGGCCCTGTGACCCCCAGCCTCAGGTGGACATTCAGATGCTATGGTTGTTACAGCAACACCCCCCAGGTGTGGTCACTCCCCAGTGACCCCCTGGAGCTGGTGGTCTCAG GTGTGTCGGGCAAGCCCTCCCTCCTGAGCCAGCAGGGCCCTGTCGTGACCTCTGGACAGAGCCTGACCCTCCAGTGTCGCTCTGATGTTGGCTACGACAGATTCGCTCTGTCCAAGGAGGGAGCAGGTGACCCTCCCCGGCGCCTTGGCCGgcagccccacgctgggctctctGGGGCGAACTTCGACCTGGACCCTGTGAGACCCTCCCACGGCGGCCGGTACACATGCTATGGTGGACAGAACCTCTCCTCCGAGTGGTCGGCCCCCAGTGACCCCCTGGACATCCTGGTCGCAG GACAGCTCCCCTACAAACCCTCCCTCTCAGTGCAGCCAGGACCCACGGTGACCTCAGGAGAGAATGTGACCCTGCTGTGTCAGTTATGGAGCTCTGTGGACACTTTCCTTCTATCCAAGGAGGGGGCAGCCGATCCCCCGCTGCGTCTTAGATCAAAGCACCGAGCTGGGCAGCACCAGGCTGAATTCTCCATGAGTCCTGTGACCTCAGCCCACGGGGGGACCTACAGGTGCTACGGCTTAGTGAGCACCTCCCCCTACGTGTTGTCACAGCCCAGTGACCCCCTGGAGCTCCTGGTCAACG GTTCCCACTGGTACCTGTACGTCCTCATCGGGGTCTCGGTGGCCTTCGTCCTGCTGCTCGGCCTCCTCGGCCTCCTCCTGGTCCGACACCGGCGTCGGGGCAAAGGCAGGAAGCCAG GGGCTGCAGACCCAGAgcccaaggacagaggcctgCAGGACAG ctccagcTCAGCTGCTGCTGACCAAGAGGAGAGCCTCT ATGCTGCCGTGCAAGACACTCAGCCTGAGGAGGGGGTGGAGCTGGACCATCGG CAGAACGCACGGGATGAAGACCCCCAGGGATTGACACGGGCCCAG GCTGCGACATCTCATGCCCCTTCAGATGTGACCTACGCCCAGCTGAACCGCTTGACCCTCCGACGAGAGACAAGTgcatcccctccctcccaaccagGGAAGCCCCCAGCAGAGCCCAATGTGTATGCTGCTCTGGCCCTCCGCTAG
- the LOC113915769 gene encoding leukocyte immunoglobulin-like receptor subfamily B member 3 isoform X4: protein MTPALTALLCLGLSVGARTQVQAGLHSKPSLIATPSPVVTSGGNVTLQCGSWVGFDRFILMKEGERQTSWTRDSQPAPSGGSQAMFPVGPVTPSLRWTFRCYGCYSNTPQVWSLPSDPLELVVSGVSGKPSLLSQQGPVVTSGQSLTLQCRSDVGYDRFALSKEGAGDPPRRLGRQPHAGLSGANFDLDPVRPSHGGRYTCYGGQNLSSEWSAPSDPLDILVAGQLPYKPSLSVQPGPTVTSGENVTLLCQLWSSVDTFLLSKEGAADPPLRLRSKHRAGQHQAEFSMSPVTSAHGGTYRCYGLVSTSPYVLSQPSDPLELLVNGPSTDPGPSPTGPSSTAGSHWYLYVLIGVSVAFVLLLGLLGLLLVRHRRRGKGRKPGAADPEPKDRGLQDSSSSAAADQEESLYAAVQDTQPEEGVELDHRQNARDEDPQGLTRAQAATSHAPSDVTYAQLNRLTLRRETSASPPSQPGKPPAEPNVYAALALR, encoded by the exons ATGACCCCCGCCCTCACGGCCCTGCTCTGTCTCG GGCTGAGTGTGGGCGCCAGGACCCAAGTGCAGGCAG GATTGCACAGCAAACCCAGCCTCATAGCCACGCCCAGCCCTGTTGTGACCTCAGGAGGGAACGTGACCCTCCAGTGTGGCTCGTGGGTGGGATTCGACAGGTTCATCCTGATGAAGGAAGGAGAACGCCAGACCTCCTGGACCCGGGACTCCCAGCCAGCCCCCAGTGGGGGGTCCCAGGCCATGTTCCCTGTGGGCCCTGTGACCCCCAGCCTCAGGTGGACATTCAGATGCTATGGTTGTTACAGCAACACCCCCCAGGTGTGGTCACTCCCCAGTGACCCCCTGGAGCTGGTGGTCTCAG GTGTGTCGGGCAAGCCCTCCCTCCTGAGCCAGCAGGGCCCTGTCGTGACCTCTGGACAGAGCCTGACCCTCCAGTGTCGCTCTGATGTTGGCTACGACAGATTCGCTCTGTCCAAGGAGGGAGCAGGTGACCCTCCCCGGCGCCTTGGCCGgcagccccacgctgggctctctGGGGCGAACTTCGACCTGGACCCTGTGAGACCCTCCCACGGCGGCCGGTACACATGCTATGGTGGACAGAACCTCTCCTCCGAGTGGTCGGCCCCCAGTGACCCCCTGGACATCCTGGTCGCAG GACAGCTCCCCTACAAACCCTCCCTCTCAGTGCAGCCAGGACCCACGGTGACCTCAGGAGAGAATGTGACCCTGCTGTGTCAGTTATGGAGCTCTGTGGACACTTTCCTTCTATCCAAGGAGGGGGCAGCCGATCCCCCGCTGCGTCTTAGATCAAAGCACCGAGCTGGGCAGCACCAGGCTGAATTCTCCATGAGTCCTGTGACCTCAGCCCACGGGGGGACCTACAGGTGCTACGGCTTAGTGAGCACCTCCCCCTACGTGTTGTCACAGCCCAGTGACCCCCTGGAGCTCCTGGTCAACG GACCCTCTACAGACCCTGGCCCCTCACCCACAGGGCCCAGCTCAACAGCTG GTTCCCACTGGTACCTGTACGTCCTCATCGGGGTCTCGGTGGCCTTCGTCCTGCTGCTCGGCCTCCTCGGCCTCCTCCTGGTCCGACACCGGCGTCGGGGCAAAGGCAGGAAGCCAG GGGCTGCAGACCCAGAgcccaaggacagaggcctgCAGGACAG ctccagcTCAGCTGCTGCTGACCAAGAGGAGAGCCTCT ATGCTGCCGTGCAAGACACTCAGCCTGAGGAGGGGGTGGAGCTGGACCATCGG CAGAACGCACGGGATGAAGACCCCCAGGGATTGACACGGGCCCAG GCTGCGACATCTCATGCCCCTTCAGATGTGACCTACGCCCAGCTGAACCGCTTGACCCTCCGACGAGAGACAAGTgcatcccctccctcccaaccagGGAAGCCCCCAGCAGAGCCCAATGTGTATGCTGCTCTGGCCCTCCGCTAG
- the LOC113915769 gene encoding leukocyte immunoglobulin-like receptor subfamily A member 6 isoform X2 — protein MTPALTALLCLGLSVGARTQVQAGTLPKPTIWAEPGSVIPQGTSVTIWCRGSLEAQEYRLYKKGNSETWDRQKPLEPGDKAKFSIRYMTDVYAGRYLCSYRSPTGWSEPSDPLELVVTGLHSKPSLIATPSPVVTSGGNVTLQCGSWVGFDRFILMKEGERQTSWTRDSQPAPSGGSQAMFPVGPVTPSLRWTFRCYGCYSNTPQVWSLPSDPLELVVSGVSGKPSLLSQQGPVVTSGQSLTLQCRSDVGYDRFALSKEGAGDPPRRLGRQPHAGLSGANFDLDPVRPSHGGRYTCYGGQNLSSEWSAPSDPLDILVAGEMPQPGPTVTSGENVTLLCQLWSSVDTFLLSKEGAADPPLRLRSKHRAGQHQAEFSMSPVTSAHGGTYRCYGLVSTSPYVLSQPSDPLELLVNGPSTDPGPSPTGPSSTAGSHWYLYVLIGVSVAFVLLLGLLGLLLVRHRRRGKGRKPGAADPEPKDRGLQDSSSSAAADQEESLYAAVQDTQPEEGVELDHRQNARDEDPQGLTRAQAATSHAPSDVTYAQLNRLTLRRETSASPPSQPGKPPAEPNVYAALALR, from the exons ATGACCCCCGCCCTCACGGCCCTGCTCTGTCTCG GGCTGAGTGTGGGCGCCAGGACCCAAGTGCAGGCAG GGACCCTCCCCAAACCCACCATCTGGGCTGAGCCAGGCTCTGTGATCCCCCAGGGGACATCTGTGACCATCTGGTGTCGGGGGAGCCTGGAGGCCCAGGAGTACCGCCTATATAAAAAGGGAAACTCAGAGACCTGGGACAGACAGAAGCCACTGGAGCCCGGGGACAAGGCCAAGTTCTCCATCAGATACATGACAGATGTATATGCAGGACGGTATCTCTGTTCCTATCGCAGTCCCACTGGCTGGTCAGAGCCCAGTGACCCCCTTGAGCTGGTGGTGACAG GATTGCACAGCAAACCCAGCCTCATAGCCACGCCCAGCCCTGTTGTGACCTCAGGAGGGAACGTGACCCTCCAGTGTGGCTCGTGGGTGGGATTCGACAGGTTCATCCTGATGAAGGAAGGAGAACGCCAGACCTCCTGGACCCGGGACTCCCAGCCAGCCCCCAGTGGGGGGTCCCAGGCCATGTTCCCTGTGGGCCCTGTGACCCCCAGCCTCAGGTGGACATTCAGATGCTATGGTTGTTACAGCAACACCCCCCAGGTGTGGTCACTCCCCAGTGACCCCCTGGAGCTGGTGGTCTCAG GTGTGTCGGGCAAGCCCTCCCTCCTGAGCCAGCAGGGCCCTGTCGTGACCTCTGGACAGAGCCTGACCCTCCAGTGTCGCTCTGATGTTGGCTACGACAGATTCGCTCTGTCCAAGGAGGGAGCAGGTGACCCTCCCCGGCGCCTTGGCCGgcagccccacgctgggctctctGGGGCGAACTTCGACCTGGACCCTGTGAGACCCTCCCACGGCGGCCGGTACACATGCTATGGTGGACAGAACCTCTCCTCCGAGTGGTCGGCCCCCAGTGACCCCCTGGACATCCTGGTCGCAGGTGAGATGCCACAG CCAGGACCCACGGTGACCTCAGGAGAGAATGTGACCCTGCTGTGTCAGTTATGGAGCTCTGTGGACACTTTCCTTCTATCCAAGGAGGGGGCAGCCGATCCCCCGCTGCGTCTTAGATCAAAGCACCGAGCTGGGCAGCACCAGGCTGAATTCTCCATGAGTCCTGTGACCTCAGCCCACGGGGGGACCTACAGGTGCTACGGCTTAGTGAGCACCTCCCCCTACGTGTTGTCACAGCCCAGTGACCCCCTGGAGCTCCTGGTCAACG GACCCTCTACAGACCCTGGCCCCTCACCCACAGGGCCCAGCTCAACAGCTG GTTCCCACTGGTACCTGTACGTCCTCATCGGGGTCTCGGTGGCCTTCGTCCTGCTGCTCGGCCTCCTCGGCCTCCTCCTGGTCCGACACCGGCGTCGGGGCAAAGGCAGGAAGCCAG GGGCTGCAGACCCAGAgcccaaggacagaggcctgCAGGACAG ctccagcTCAGCTGCTGCTGACCAAGAGGAGAGCCTCT ATGCTGCCGTGCAAGACACTCAGCCTGAGGAGGGGGTGGAGCTGGACCATCGG CAGAACGCACGGGATGAAGACCCCCAGGGATTGACACGGGCCCAG GCTGCGACATCTCATGCCCCTTCAGATGTGACCTACGCCCAGCTGAACCGCTTGACCCTCCGACGAGAGACAAGTgcatcccctccctcccaaccagGGAAGCCCCCAGCAGAGCCCAATGTGTATGCTGCTCTGGCCCTCCGCTAG
- the LOC113915769 gene encoding leukocyte immunoglobulin-like receptor subfamily B member 3 isoform X5, whose amino-acid sequence MTDVYAGRYLCSYRSPTGWSEPSDPLELVVTGLHSKPSLIATPSPVVTSGGNVTLQCGSWVGFDRFILMKEGERQTSWTRDSQPAPSGGSQAMFPVGPVTPSLRWTFRCYGCYSNTPQVWSLPSDPLELVVSGVSGKPSLLSQQGPVVTSGQSLTLQCRSDVGYDRFALSKEGAGDPPRRLGRQPHAGLSGANFDLDPVRPSHGGRYTCYGGQNLSSEWSAPSDPLDILVAGQLPYKPSLSVQPGPTVTSGENVTLLCQLWSSVDTFLLSKEGAADPPLRLRSKHRAGQHQAEFSMSPVTSAHGGTYRCYGLVSTSPYVLSQPSDPLELLVNGPSTDPGPSPTGPSSTAGSHWYLYVLIGVSVAFVLLLGLLGLLLVRHRRRGKGRKPGAADPEPKDRGLQDSSSSAAADQEESLYAAVQDTQPEEGVELDHRQNARDEDPQGLTRAQAATSHAPSDVTYAQLNRLTLRRETSASPPSQPGKPPAEPNVYAALALR is encoded by the exons ATGACAGATGTATATGCAGGACGGTATCTCTGTTCCTATCGCAGTCCCACTGGCTGGTCAGAGCCCAGTGACCCCCTTGAGCTGGTGGTGACAG GATTGCACAGCAAACCCAGCCTCATAGCCACGCCCAGCCCTGTTGTGACCTCAGGAGGGAACGTGACCCTCCAGTGTGGCTCGTGGGTGGGATTCGACAGGTTCATCCTGATGAAGGAAGGAGAACGCCAGACCTCCTGGACCCGGGACTCCCAGCCAGCCCCCAGTGGGGGGTCCCAGGCCATGTTCCCTGTGGGCCCTGTGACCCCCAGCCTCAGGTGGACATTCAGATGCTATGGTTGTTACAGCAACACCCCCCAGGTGTGGTCACTCCCCAGTGACCCCCTGGAGCTGGTGGTCTCAG GTGTGTCGGGCAAGCCCTCCCTCCTGAGCCAGCAGGGCCCTGTCGTGACCTCTGGACAGAGCCTGACCCTCCAGTGTCGCTCTGATGTTGGCTACGACAGATTCGCTCTGTCCAAGGAGGGAGCAGGTGACCCTCCCCGGCGCCTTGGCCGgcagccccacgctgggctctctGGGGCGAACTTCGACCTGGACCCTGTGAGACCCTCCCACGGCGGCCGGTACACATGCTATGGTGGACAGAACCTCTCCTCCGAGTGGTCGGCCCCCAGTGACCCCCTGGACATCCTGGTCGCAG GACAGCTCCCCTACAAACCCTCCCTCTCAGTGCAGCCAGGACCCACGGTGACCTCAGGAGAGAATGTGACCCTGCTGTGTCAGTTATGGAGCTCTGTGGACACTTTCCTTCTATCCAAGGAGGGGGCAGCCGATCCCCCGCTGCGTCTTAGATCAAAGCACCGAGCTGGGCAGCACCAGGCTGAATTCTCCATGAGTCCTGTGACCTCAGCCCACGGGGGGACCTACAGGTGCTACGGCTTAGTGAGCACCTCCCCCTACGTGTTGTCACAGCCCAGTGACCCCCTGGAGCTCCTGGTCAACG GACCCTCTACAGACCCTGGCCCCTCACCCACAGGGCCCAGCTCAACAGCTG GTTCCCACTGGTACCTGTACGTCCTCATCGGGGTCTCGGTGGCCTTCGTCCTGCTGCTCGGCCTCCTCGGCCTCCTCCTGGTCCGACACCGGCGTCGGGGCAAAGGCAGGAAGCCAG GGGCTGCAGACCCAGAgcccaaggacagaggcctgCAGGACAG ctccagcTCAGCTGCTGCTGACCAAGAGGAGAGCCTCT ATGCTGCCGTGCAAGACACTCAGCCTGAGGAGGGGGTGGAGCTGGACCATCGG CAGAACGCACGGGATGAAGACCCCCAGGGATTGACACGGGCCCAG GCTGCGACATCTCATGCCCCTTCAGATGTGACCTACGCCCAGCTGAACCGCTTGACCCTCCGACGAGAGACAAGTgcatcccctccctcccaaccagGGAAGCCCCCAGCAGAGCCCAATGTGTATGCTGCTCTGGCCCTCCGCTAG